The Thermococcus alcaliphilus genomic interval TGTCATTATTATCACCTTCATGACATATGTCATATCAAATGCTTTTAAGCCTTTCTGGACAGAATTGTCCAACAAGGTTTATATGCCAAATGTCATAAATAGAAGCGGTGATGGGAAATGATGCTGGATGTGAGGGGGTTGAAACCTCCCCAACCAGCGGTTATGATATTGGAGAATCTGGAGAAGCTCAAAATCGGGGAAACCCTCGAGGTAATTGGCGACAAACCCTTTGTAGATATAATACCCAAGCTCGAAGAGGCTGGCTATCAAGTGGAGCTGAACAAAGTGGGAGAGTTCTTCGTGCTGAAGGTCACAAAGATGGAAGGCTCAAAAGAGCTGAAAATGGAGGTTGAAGAGTGCGATGAGGAGCTAGAGGAGATAACGGAAGATACCAACGTGGCCAAGCTCCTCAAAGCTTACCCTGAATCCCT includes:
- a CDS encoding DUF1858 domain-containing protein, which produces MMLDVRGLKPPQPAVMILENLEKLKIGETLEVIGDKPFVDIIPKLEEAGYQVELNKVGEFFVLKVTKMEGSKELKMEVEECDEELEEITEDTNVAKLLKAYPESLDILVKYGFSPLQNPVLRKSLARTVTLKQAKKLIGMSDERFEEMMRDLRSLERG